Proteins found in one Coffea eugenioides isolate CCC68of chromosome 5, Ceug_1.0, whole genome shotgun sequence genomic segment:
- the LOC113771089 gene encoding S-norcoclaurine synthase 1-like, whose product METEVAINGADLGGSLPVENVQELASNCSKEIPHRYIRPEIILDEISTDDSLQVPVIDMEKLATSHSKYQNEMAKLHQACNEWGFFQLVNHGASMVIEKMKVVTEDFFKLPLQQKMACAQEPNRIEGYGQAFVVSEDQKLDWGDMLFLNSLPVSQRNMRFWPNSPTSFRSTLDEYSLQIHKVCMSLFKLIELNLGLEPGKLCSIYQDGTQGIRMNYYPLCRQSDKVIGLSPHSDGTGLTLLVQVNDVQGLQIKKSNAWVPIKPIPGAIIVNIGDMMEIMSNGEYRSIEHRAVVDFQKERLSIAAFHIANLTAKIGPLPELVKENGAKYKTLGLEDYVRLMLSSKLDGKNQLDHLRTNN is encoded by the exons ATGGAAACTGAGGTAGCCATAAATGGAGCTGACCTTGGTGGTTCTCTCCCTGTGGAGAATGTGCAAGAACTAGCTTCTAATTGCTCCAAAGAGATCCCACATCGATACATCCGGCCTGAAATCATCCTTGATGAAATTTCAACCGATGATTCTTTACAGGTTCCAGTCATTGACATGGAGAAGCTTGCAACTAGTCATTCAAAATACCAAAATGAAATGGCAAAACTTCATCAGGCATGTAACGAGTGGGGTTTCTTTCAG TTAGTCAACCATGGGGCCTCAATGGTAATCGAGAAAATGAAGGTGGTGACAGAGGATTTCTTCAAGCTGCCATTACAGCAGAAAATGGCTTGTGCACAAGAACCAAATCGTATTGAAGGCTATGGTCAAGCATTTGTTGTATCAGAGGATCAAAAGCTTGACTGGGGGGACATGCTCTTCCTCAATTCATTGCCAGTTTCTCAAAGAAACATGAGATTCTGGCCTAATTCGCCAACATCTTTTAG ATCAACCTTGGATGAATACTCACTTCAAATTCACAAGGTTTGCATGAGCCTCTTCAAACTTATCGAGTTGAATCTTGGGTTGGAGCCAGGCAAACTATGCAGCATTTATCAAGATGGCACACAAGGAATAAGAATGAATTACTATCCACTCTGCAGGCAATCAGACAAAGTTATTGGCCTCTCTCCACACTCTGACGGAACAGGACTGACCTTATTAGTTCAAGTGAATGATGTTCAAGGCCTGCAAATCAAGAAAAGTAATGCATGGGTGCCCATTAAACCCATTCCTGGAGCAATTATAGTCAACATTGGTGATATGATGGAG ATAATGAGCAATGGGGAATATAGAAGCATAGAGCATAGAGCTGTTGTGGATTTCCAGAAGGAAAGGCTgtcaattgctgcatttcacATTGCAAATTTGACAGCAAAAATCGGTCCTCTACCGGAGCTTGTCAAagaaaatggagcaaaataCAAGACATTAGGATTGGAGGACTATGTCAGACTGATGCTAAGCAGCAAACTTGATGGCAAAAACCAACTGGATCACCTGAGAACAAACAACTGA